The following coding sequences lie in one Polluticoccus soli genomic window:
- a CDS encoding M13 family metallopeptidase: MNLKHTFVAGAAILALASCEQKTKTTKTDRKLLDPANMDTTVRPGDNFFLYANGAWLSKNPIPGSETRWGSFNELQEGNYKALHELLEGAAGDKNAKAGSATQKVGDIYRTGMDSAAIDKAGITPMNEVLSRINAIQDANGILNEVALEHTQGIGQLFGVYVAPDDKNVTKNITQFYQGGLGMPDRDYYFKTDERTAKIREAYKVYLVKMLGLMGEDSTTAQKDAADIYKLETALAGASMTRVEMRDPYKLYNKFSLDGISQQTPGIDWKAMATNLKISGQDSVIVGMPAFFKEVAKQLKATPVPVWKKYLSFHAVNDMSPYLSSNFDNTHFDFYGKTVRGQQEQKPRWKRVLNVADGSVGELLGQMYVDKNFKPEAKERMLALVNNLLTTYGERIKRLDWMSETTKQKALGKLNTFIKKIGYPDKWKDYSKLTIVGDNYVKNIIAASAFEYDYMINKLGKPVDKTEWQMTPPTVNAYYNPAFNEIVFPAGILQYPFFDMDADDAVNYGGIGAVIGHEVTHGFDDQGRQYDADGNLHDWWTPEDAAKFTQKAGVVISQFDSYTVLDSTHVNGNLTLGENLADLGGLAIAYEAFKKTEQGKSTEKIDGFTPDQRFFLSWAQVWRANTRDEEMANRVMTDPHSPNLWRCNGPLSNMPEFYQAFNVQPGDKMYRPDSLRAKVW, translated from the coding sequence ATGAATCTTAAACACACATTTGTTGCAGGCGCGGCCATTCTAGCATTGGCCTCTTGTGAGCAAAAAACCAAAACAACTAAAACGGATCGCAAGCTGCTCGACCCGGCAAACATGGACACTACCGTGCGCCCCGGCGACAACTTCTTTCTATATGCGAACGGCGCATGGTTGAGCAAAAACCCTATCCCGGGTTCAGAAACCCGTTGGGGTAGCTTCAACGAATTGCAGGAAGGCAACTACAAAGCCCTGCACGAACTGCTGGAAGGCGCCGCTGGTGACAAAAACGCGAAAGCAGGTAGCGCCACGCAAAAAGTAGGCGATATCTACCGTACCGGTATGGATAGTGCTGCTATTGATAAAGCGGGTATCACTCCGATGAACGAGGTGTTGAGCCGTATCAATGCCATCCAGGATGCCAATGGCATTTTGAATGAAGTGGCACTGGAACATACACAAGGTATTGGCCAGCTCTTCGGTGTCTACGTAGCACCAGACGATAAGAACGTAACGAAAAACATCACACAGTTCTATCAGGGTGGCCTGGGTATGCCTGACCGTGATTACTACTTCAAAACAGACGAACGCACAGCAAAGATCCGCGAGGCGTATAAAGTGTACCTGGTGAAAATGCTGGGACTGATGGGTGAAGACAGCACAACAGCTCAAAAAGACGCTGCCGACATCTACAAACTGGAAACAGCATTGGCCGGCGCTTCTATGACACGCGTTGAAATGCGCGACCCATACAAGCTGTATAACAAATTCAGCCTTGATGGTATCAGCCAGCAAACTCCAGGTATCGACTGGAAGGCAATGGCAACCAACCTGAAAATAAGCGGCCAGGATTCTGTTATAGTAGGTATGCCTGCTTTCTTCAAAGAGGTTGCAAAACAACTGAAGGCAACTCCGGTACCAGTATGGAAGAAATACCTTTCTTTCCATGCGGTAAACGATATGTCGCCTTACCTGTCGAGCAATTTCGACAACACGCATTTCGATTTCTATGGCAAAACCGTTCGCGGTCAGCAAGAACAAAAGCCAAGGTGGAAACGCGTATTGAATGTTGCGGACGGTTCTGTAGGCGAGCTGTTGGGCCAAATGTATGTTGACAAGAACTTCAAACCAGAAGCGAAAGAGCGCATGCTGGCACTGGTGAATAACCTGCTGACTACCTATGGCGAGCGCATCAAACGTCTTGACTGGATGTCTGAGACCACTAAACAGAAAGCGCTGGGCAAGCTGAATACATTCATCAAGAAGATCGGCTATCCTGACAAATGGAAAGATTACAGCAAGCTGACCATCGTTGGTGACAACTATGTTAAAAACATCATAGCTGCTTCAGCATTCGAGTACGACTACATGATCAACAAACTGGGCAAACCTGTTGATAAAACAGAATGGCAAATGACGCCACCAACAGTGAATGCGTATTACAATCCTGCTTTCAACGAGATCGTATTCCCTGCAGGTATCCTGCAATATCCGTTCTTCGACATGGATGCTGATGATGCTGTGAACTACGGCGGTATCGGTGCTGTGATCGGCCACGAGGTCACACACGGCTTCGATGATCAAGGTCGCCAGTATGATGCAGATGGAAACCTTCACGATTGGTGGACACCTGAAGATGCTGCAAAGTTCACTCAAAAAGCGGGCGTGGTTATAAGTCAGTTTGACAGCTATACTGTACTGGACAGCACACATGTGAACGGCAACCTGACACTGGGCGAAAACCTGGCTGACCTTGGTGGTCTTGCTATTGCTTATGAAGCATTCAAGAAGACAGAACAAGGTAAGAGCACAGAGAAGATCGATGGCTTCACACCTGACCAACGTTTCTTCCTGAGCTGGGCACAAGTATGGCGCGCTAATACAAGGGATGAAGAAATGGCTAACCGTGTCATGACAGACCCTCACTCGCCTAACCTGTGGCGTTGCAACGGTCCGCTGAGCAATATGCCTGAATTCTATCAGGCATTCAACGTACAGCCTGGCGATAAAATGTATCGTCCTGACAGCCTGCGTGCAAAAGTTTGGTAG
- a CDS encoding YfbK domain-containing protein, with translation MKQVFSFLMMLCMAFVASAQSGAITGTVVDEKKEPMIAAIVTVLQGKQTKGGATTDESGTYVIKPLPPGRYKVQVKYGGYKTSITENVIVGSGKHTTVNVAMQLDAKQLNEIVVLQYKTPHIDPYGDGRQTKSSEEIEKMPTRATDGIRSTMAGVYPAPQAKYKYTPPVYYNPSNESYKKDPENDFKSVKANPLSTLSVDVDRASYSNIRRFLNEGQKPPADAVRVEEMINYFDYEYPQPKGYDPIAITTEMIDCPWQKGHKLLHIGMQAKTISTEKLPPSNITFLIDVSGSMNEANKLPLVKQALKMLAGKLRAEDRLSIVVYAGAAGLVLPPTPGSNKETIFAALDALQAGGSTAGGAGIRLAYKTAAENFMRGGNNRVVLATDGDFNVGVSNENELEDLITKERDKGIYLTCLGFGMGNYKDSKMEVLADKGNGNYAYIDNVKEAEKTLVKEFGGTIFTIAKDVKAQIEFNPALVKSYRLVGYENRILNEEDFKDDKKDAGDMGSGHTVTIMYEIIPVGVDSKFGRDVDPLKYQNGSIVNHSGELATIKFRYKRPNANTSQEMVHTITNSTKHLMLSTDNIRLASSVAMFGMLLKDSKYKGASTYDAALRLAESSRGKDKEGYRTEFISLIRKAGNFPAVEKENTEALGWNGVD, from the coding sequence ATGAAACAGGTCTTCAGTTTTCTAATGATGCTGTGCATGGCCTTCGTGGCGTCTGCACAGAGCGGAGCAATTACAGGTACAGTTGTGGATGAGAAGAAAGAACCAATGATCGCTGCAATAGTCACCGTATTGCAAGGCAAACAGACCAAGGGAGGAGCAACAACAGATGAAAGCGGTACTTACGTTATCAAGCCTTTACCACCGGGCAGGTACAAAGTGCAGGTAAAATACGGCGGTTACAAAACCAGCATTACTGAAAATGTGATAGTTGGATCAGGCAAACACACCACGGTCAATGTAGCTATGCAGCTTGATGCTAAACAACTCAATGAAATTGTTGTGCTACAATACAAGACACCGCACATAGACCCATACGGTGATGGCAGGCAAACCAAAAGTTCGGAAGAAATTGAAAAAATGCCCACACGTGCTACAGATGGCATAAGGTCCACAATGGCTGGAGTTTACCCTGCCCCCCAGGCCAAATACAAGTACACACCTCCAGTATATTACAACCCCAGCAACGAGAGTTATAAAAAAGATCCAGAGAACGATTTCAAATCAGTAAAAGCCAATCCTCTCTCCACCTTGTCAGTCGATGTCGATCGGGCATCGTACAGCAACATCCGCCGCTTCCTGAATGAAGGACAAAAGCCTCCAGCTGATGCTGTGCGCGTGGAAGAAATGATCAACTATTTCGACTACGAATACCCCCAGCCAAAAGGCTATGACCCAATTGCTATCACTACGGAAATGATAGACTGTCCCTGGCAGAAAGGACATAAGCTGTTGCATATAGGCATGCAGGCAAAAACCATAAGCACAGAAAAACTGCCACCGTCCAACATCACCTTCCTTATAGATGTTTCAGGCTCTATGAACGAGGCCAACAAACTGCCGCTGGTAAAACAAGCGCTGAAGATGCTGGCAGGTAAACTGCGTGCTGAGGACAGGCTGTCGATAGTAGTGTATGCAGGCGCAGCAGGGCTGGTGCTCCCTCCTACTCCAGGCAGCAACAAAGAAACCATTTTCGCTGCGCTGGATGCTTTGCAGGCTGGTGGCTCTACAGCAGGTGGTGCCGGCATCAGGCTGGCGTACAAAACAGCTGCTGAAAACTTTATGCGTGGTGGCAACAACCGTGTAGTGCTGGCAACCGATGGCGATTTCAATGTCGGCGTTAGCAATGAGAACGAGCTCGAAGACCTGATTACCAAAGAGCGCGACAAGGGTATCTACCTGACTTGTCTTGGTTTCGGGATGGGCAATTATAAAGACTCCAAAATGGAGGTACTGGCTGACAAAGGCAATGGCAACTATGCCTATATCGACAATGTAAAAGAAGCAGAAAAAACGCTGGTGAAAGAATTTGGCGGCACTATCTTCACTATAGCCAAAGACGTGAAGGCACAGATCGAATTCAACCCTGCGTTAGTAAAATCATACAGGCTGGTTGGTTATGAGAACCGAATATTGAACGAAGAAGATTTTAAAGACGATAAAAAAGATGCGGGCGATATGGGCTCTGGTCATACTGTCACTATTATGTACGAGATCATACCTGTTGGTGTGGACAGCAAATTCGGTCGCGATGTAGATCCGTTGAAATACCAAAACGGCAGCATTGTAAATCACTCCGGTGAATTGGCTACGATCAAATTCCGCTACAAAAGGCCCAATGCAAATACAAGCCAGGAAATGGTGCATACCATAACTAACAGCACCAAACACCTCATGTTATCTACCGACAATATCCGGCTTGCCTCATCTGTAGCCATGTTCGGTATGTTGTTGAAGGATTCCAAGTACAAAGGCGCATCCACTTACGATGCGGCGCTGAGACTGGCAGAAAGCAGCCGCGGCAAAGACAAAGAAGGTTACCGTACAGAGTTTATTTCGTTAATAAGAAAAGCAGGCAATTTCCCCGCTGTCGAAAAGGAAAATACGGAGGCTCTGGGCTGGAATGGTGTAGACTAA
- a CDS encoding porin, translating into MLNSVVAKSQISGAADTFSAEAKKVEKKPLIEFLRHIEVYYGYDFNQPPNNTRPPFVYSHNRHNEVNINLAYIKGSYSAERVRATLAIAAGTYVNANYAAEPGVLKSLNEANVGVKLSGKKGLWLDAGIMVSHIGFESAYSPACWTLTRSIMADNSPYYETGAKLGYTSDNGQWYMAALVLNGWQRIQRVPTSSWPSGGTQLTYTPSDRVTLNYSTYIGDDKPDSLSALRIFHDLYGTFNLTDKFGLTSGIDFGMQERLKQNGWSNWLGAAIIARYKFSKKTALAARGEYYLDRDGVIIPTTTSDGFNTMGASINFDYYIMKVVLWRVEIKMYDSEDAVFSKEGKELIHTNAAATTSLSISF; encoded by the coding sequence ATGCTGAATTCAGTAGTTGCCAAGAGCCAGATCTCAGGGGCGGCAGATACATTCAGCGCGGAAGCTAAAAAGGTCGAAAAGAAGCCGTTGATAGAGTTCCTCAGGCACATAGAAGTGTATTATGGATATGATTTTAACCAGCCACCCAATAACACAAGGCCGCCGTTCGTGTATTCTCACAACCGGCACAATGAAGTGAACATTAACCTGGCCTATATAAAGGGAAGTTATTCGGCAGAACGTGTTCGGGCTACTCTTGCGATAGCGGCGGGTACTTATGTTAATGCCAACTATGCCGCTGAGCCCGGGGTATTGAAAAGCCTCAATGAGGCAAATGTTGGCGTTAAGCTTTCGGGAAAAAAAGGGCTGTGGTTGGACGCGGGGATAATGGTGTCACATATTGGCTTCGAAAGTGCTTACTCGCCTGCCTGCTGGACACTTACCCGAAGTATAATGGCTGATAACTCACCTTATTATGAAACGGGTGCAAAGCTGGGTTATACCAGCGATAATGGGCAGTGGTATATGGCTGCACTTGTACTGAATGGTTGGCAACGCATTCAGAGAGTGCCGACTAGTTCGTGGCCGAGCGGAGGTACACAACTTACTTATACGCCATCTGACAGGGTGACGCTCAATTACAGCACATATATAGGTGACGATAAGCCGGACAGTCTTTCTGCGCTAAGAATATTCCACGACCTGTATGGAACATTTAATCTGACGGACAAATTTGGGTTGACTAGCGGGATAGATTTCGGGATGCAGGAACGGCTGAAACAAAACGGCTGGAGCAATTGGCTAGGGGCTGCAATTATTGCACGGTACAAATTTTCGAAAAAAACTGCATTGGCGGCCAGGGGAGAATACTACCTGGACCGCGATGGCGTAATCATACCAACAACGACATCCGATGGGTTTAATACTATGGGGGCGTCAATTAATTTCGACTACTACATTATGAAAGTAGTTTTATGGCGTGTAGAGATCAAAATGTACGATAGCGAAGACGCTGTGTTTTCTAAAGAAGGTAAAGAGTTGATCCATACTAATGCAGCGGCTACTACATCGCTTTCTATCAGTTTCTAA
- the pepT gene encoding peptidase T produces MTKFEPSTQHMGIANYQHTVADRFMRYVQVDTQSDPASPSQPSTEKQKDLSRILVQELKAIGIADAELDEHGYVYATIPATSQKNVPVLCYCSHVDTAPDASGTGVKPILHMSWDGKDIVLPDDPTVVISKKNHPYLEQRIGDDIITASGLTLLGADDKAGVAIIMDLANYLIQHPEIPHGKIRILFTPDEEVGRGVNKVDMQRLGAQFGYTLDGGERGHLEGETFSADSVTVVFNGVSAHPGYAKGKMVSAIKAAAAFVNKLPRNEWSPETTDGMEGFVHPVHIEGAIEKASVQFIIRDFETAKLAQHEERLRALVNETVTEFPGMNTEFIIKEQYRNMKEVLDKQPQVMDYAEEAYKRAGMTVERMSIRGGTDGSRLSFMGLPCPNLFTGEMGIHSKQEYVSVQDMEKSVEMLVNLSQVWEQNS; encoded by the coding sequence ATGACTAAATTTGAGCCCTCAACTCAACATATGGGCATAGCTAACTACCAACATACTGTCGCCGACCGCTTTATGCGCTACGTACAAGTAGATACGCAAAGCGACCCGGCCTCGCCGTCACAACCTTCCACCGAAAAGCAGAAAGACCTGAGCCGCATACTGGTGCAAGAACTGAAAGCCATCGGTATTGCAGACGCTGAACTGGATGAGCATGGCTATGTATACGCCACCATTCCGGCTACCAGCCAGAAGAATGTGCCGGTCCTATGCTATTGCTCGCACGTTGATACAGCACCCGATGCCAGCGGGACAGGGGTAAAACCCATTCTGCATATGAGCTGGGATGGTAAAGACATCGTTCTGCCCGACGATCCGACAGTGGTCATCAGCAAGAAGAACCATCCTTACCTGGAACAGCGTATTGGTGACGATATCATCACCGCTTCGGGCCTTACCCTTCTGGGAGCCGACGATAAGGCTGGTGTTGCTATCATTATGGACCTCGCAAACTACCTCATCCAACATCCTGAAATACCTCACGGCAAGATCCGCATCTTGTTCACGCCCGACGAGGAAGTAGGCCGTGGCGTGAACAAAGTAGATATGCAAAGGCTGGGCGCACAATTCGGCTATACGCTGGATGGCGGCGAACGCGGCCACCTGGAAGGCGAGACCTTTTCGGCTGATAGCGTTACCGTTGTGTTCAACGGCGTAAGTGCACACCCCGGCTATGCAAAAGGCAAAATGGTGAGTGCTATTAAAGCAGCCGCCGCTTTTGTAAACAAGTTGCCCCGCAACGAATGGAGCCCTGAAACCACCGACGGTATGGAAGGATTCGTACACCCTGTACATATAGAAGGCGCGATCGAAAAAGCCAGCGTTCAGTTCATCATCCGCGATTTTGAAACAGCTAAACTGGCACAGCATGAAGAGCGACTGCGCGCACTGGTAAATGAAACGGTAACGGAATTTCCGGGCATGAACACTGAGTTCATCATCAAAGAACAATACCGCAACATGAAAGAGGTGTTGGATAAACAGCCACAAGTGATGGACTATGCGGAAGAAGCCTACAAACGCGCCGGCATGACCGTGGAGCGTATGAGCATACGCGGCGGTACCGATGGGTCACGCCTTTCATTCATGGGCCTACCCTGCCCCAACCTGTTCACTGGCGAAATGGGCATACACAGCAAACAGGAGTACGTTAGCGTGCAGGACATGGAGAAATCGGTAGAGATGCTAGTAAACCTTTCGCAGGTTTGGGAACAAAACAGCTAA
- a CDS encoding DUF1573 domain-containing protein, protein MNAQLKTILLTVLTLSVFVIALVELSGVSNTALFNKYSIGNGGTGQMTNGTPDEQQKKDAQRKAMPKTTISFVDTKHNFGTITEGEVVKHAYKFKNTGEHPLLISNAVASCGCTVPSYPKEPIAPGAESEVVVEFNSKNRPGHQKKNVLIYSNAQEEAMSIGFDVDVKEK, encoded by the coding sequence ATGAACGCACAATTAAAGACCATACTGCTTACAGTTCTCACGTTATCGGTATTCGTAATAGCACTGGTGGAGCTGAGCGGTGTAAGTAACACTGCCTTGTTTAATAAATATAGTATTGGCAACGGTGGCACCGGACAAATGACGAATGGCACTCCGGATGAGCAGCAGAAGAAAGACGCGCAGCGCAAAGCGATGCCTAAAACAACAATCAGCTTCGTAGACACCAAACACAACTTCGGCACCATTACAGAAGGTGAAGTAGTGAAACACGCTTACAAATTCAAAAATACTGGCGAGCACCCACTGCTGATATCGAACGCAGTTGCATCGTGTGGTTGCACTGTGCCTTCTTATCCTAAAGAACCAATTGCTCCGGGAGCGGAAAGTGAAGTTGTAGTAGAATTTAACAGTAAGAACCGTCCCGGCCACCAGAAAAAAAATGTGCTCATTTATTCAAATGCACAAGAAGAAGCGATGTCCATCGGTTTTGACGTAGATGTAAAAGAAAAATGA
- a CDS encoding UbiA-like polyprenyltransferase → MSTAQVSFGQKVKEYLSLIKFSHTVFALPFALIGFTLAVVYYNEPFEWHLFIKMLFCMVFARTAAMAFNRYLDRKFDALNPRTAQREIPAGIIKPEHALLFTIINSALFILTTLLINDTVFYLSIVALFVILFYSYTKRITALCHIVLGIGLSLSPLGAFLAVTGYFAWLPVLFSFAVLTWVAGFDIIYALQDEQFDRSQKLHSIPAALGVSKALMVSNLLHASSAMFIIAAGLKGDFGILYWVGTAFYIGLLIYQHMLVKPNDLSKVNMAFANTNGIASIVFAFFTILSLILH, encoded by the coding sequence ATGAGTACAGCACAAGTGAGTTTCGGTCAAAAAGTAAAAGAATACCTTTCGCTGATCAAGTTCAGCCACACGGTATTTGCACTACCATTTGCATTAATCGGCTTCACGCTGGCAGTGGTTTACTATAATGAACCGTTTGAATGGCACTTGTTCATCAAGATGCTGTTCTGCATGGTATTTGCCCGCACAGCGGCGATGGCTTTCAACCGCTACCTCGACCGCAAATTCGATGCGCTTAACCCGCGTACCGCACAGCGCGAAATACCAGCCGGTATCATCAAGCCCGAACATGCGTTGTTGTTTACCATCATCAACTCGGCTCTGTTCATACTTACTACCCTGCTTATCAACGACACGGTATTTTATTTGTCAATTGTGGCGCTGTTCGTGATCCTGTTCTACAGTTATACTAAACGAATCACTGCACTTTGCCATATAGTACTGGGCATTGGTCTTTCATTGTCGCCACTAGGTGCCTTCCTTGCCGTAACAGGTTATTTCGCCTGGCTGCCGGTCTTGTTCTCGTTTGCGGTGCTCACGTGGGTGGCAGGTTTTGATATAATTTATGCCCTGCAGGACGAACAGTTTGACCGCAGCCAGAAACTCCACTCTATACCTGCAGCACTGGGTGTAAGCAAGGCGTTAATGGTCTCAAACCTGTTACACGCGTCGTCAGCAATGTTCATCATTGCTGCGGGGCTAAAAGGAGATTTCGGAATACTATATTGGGTCGGAACCGCTTTCTATATTGGACTGCTCATCTATCAGCATATGCTGGTGAAACCCAACGACCTCAGCAAGGTCAACATGGCCTTTGCCAATACAAATGGCATTGCCAGCATCGTATTTGCCTTCTTCACCATTCTCTCACTGATATTACATTAA
- the dapB gene encoding 4-hydroxy-tetrahydrodipicolinate reductase, whose product MKIALIGYGKMGHAIEEIATKRGHEIVLRIRSGNRHEMTPENLQNADVAIEFTNPESARENVLHVLNTGTPVICGSTGWNEGLDAAKAKALNKNTAFLQASNFSVGVNIFFEVNKLLASLMNDQPDYEVSIEETHHTQKKDAPSGTAITLAEQVLDNLDRKRHWVKEKAESADDFPVIAHRIEGVPGTHNVKYSSRIDDIEIIHTAHNREGFALGAVLAAEFVAGKKGIFTMQDVLGINKNR is encoded by the coding sequence ATGAAAATAGCATTGATCGGCTACGGAAAAATGGGACACGCTATTGAAGAAATAGCCACCAAACGCGGACATGAGATCGTGTTACGCATCCGTAGCGGTAATCGTCATGAAATGACGCCGGAGAACCTGCAAAATGCAGACGTGGCCATCGAGTTCACTAACCCTGAATCGGCAAGAGAAAATGTGCTGCATGTGCTGAACACCGGCACACCTGTGATCTGCGGCAGCACGGGTTGGAACGAGGGCCTGGACGCAGCAAAAGCGAAAGCCCTGAACAAGAATACAGCTTTCCTGCAGGCGTCTAACTTTAGCGTAGGTGTCAATATATTCTTTGAGGTAAACAAGTTGTTGGCTTCGCTGATGAATGATCAGCCGGATTATGAAGTAAGCATCGAGGAAACCCACCATACACAGAAGAAGGATGCTCCATCAGGCACCGCTATAACATTAGCTGAGCAGGTTCTTGATAACCTGGATCGCAAAAGACACTGGGTAAAAGAGAAGGCTGAGTCAGCTGACGATTTCCCCGTTATTGCACACCGCATTGAAGGCGTGCCGGGTACACACAATGTAAAATACAGTTCCCGCATCGATGATATCGAGATCATCCACACCGCGCATAATCGTGAAGGTTTTGCACTGGGCGCAGTACTTGCCGCAGAATTTGTAGCAGGTAAGAAAGGCATATTTACCATGCAGGATGTATTGGGAATAAATAAGAACAGGTAA
- a CDS encoding S9 family peptidase, whose protein sequence is MSTFKTTQILLPVLLLSLPIAAQKKQFTITEATNGMATTLAPKGLRQPSWEPGTTKLYYAVKDGSYEGWTSESLKSGKKDTLFDLKTLNRDVYGKDKLKAQPTFQWLSEGMVYFIDGNEIKLGTKTATGFQWINWVTLPEKAENIKVDKSRNIAYTIDNNLWLFTKDKKTIQLTNDTNKDIVNGQAVHRNEFGIEEGIFFSPDGNYVAYYRMDQTMVADYPVINWLETPATVKNVKYPMAGGTSHQVTLNVYNVTTGKTVTLKTDGEKDHYLTSVTWNPNEKYMYVGILNRGQDHLWMNEYDIQSGQRTKTLFEETDKEYVEPQNPLSFLPGSDDRFIYWSQRDGYMHLYLYTTNGRLVRQLTKGKWIVNEIVGFNKDENLVLITASKESPLEKHGYAVNWNTGNISRLTRDAGTHTIVPNESGKMILDVYSNSTAAKRTLIRSTNGSLEKLIIDAPNTLADYDRPQIKNVELKADDGTPLYGKLILPTNFNENRKYPVVVYLYNGPHVQLIKNSFPASGNLWYEYMAQHGYVVFTMDGRGSANRGAAFEQAIHRNLGVKEMNDQLKGVEYLKSLPYVDSKRMGVHGWSFGGFMTTSLMLQHPGVFKAAVAGGPVMDWSMYEVMYTERYMDTPLENPLGYKNTALFDKVKNLNGNLLLIHGTDDATVVWQHSIKFLKSAVDNGVQVDYFVYPGYEHNVRGKDRVHLMQKVTDYFDQHLK, encoded by the coding sequence ATGTCCACATTCAAGACAACTCAAATACTTCTCCCTGTCTTATTACTATCGCTGCCCATAGCCGCACAAAAAAAGCAGTTCACAATAACCGAGGCCACCAACGGGATGGCAACAACGCTAGCACCAAAAGGTCTGCGTCAACCAAGCTGGGAACCAGGAACAACGAAGTTGTATTATGCAGTAAAAGACGGAAGCTATGAAGGCTGGACATCTGAAAGCTTAAAGTCAGGCAAAAAAGACACTTTGTTCGACCTAAAGACATTGAACCGCGATGTATATGGCAAGGACAAGTTGAAAGCCCAACCAACTTTTCAATGGCTGAGCGAAGGAATGGTTTACTTTATTGATGGAAATGAAATAAAGCTGGGAACTAAAACTGCAACTGGCTTTCAGTGGATCAATTGGGTAACGCTTCCAGAGAAAGCAGAAAACATCAAAGTTGACAAAAGCAGGAACATCGCCTACACGATCGACAATAATCTCTGGCTATTTACGAAAGACAAGAAAACCATCCAGCTCACCAACGATACAAATAAAGACATCGTGAATGGGCAGGCGGTACACCGTAACGAATTCGGCATTGAGGAAGGCATCTTCTTCTCTCCGGACGGAAACTATGTTGCATACTATCGCATGGATCAAACAATGGTTGCAGACTACCCCGTTATCAACTGGCTGGAAACACCGGCTACAGTTAAGAACGTAAAATATCCGATGGCTGGCGGTACATCACACCAGGTAACCCTTAATGTCTATAACGTAACCACTGGTAAAACAGTTACCCTTAAAACTGATGGAGAAAAAGATCATTATCTGACAAGTGTAACCTGGAACCCCAATGAGAAGTACATGTACGTCGGCATTCTCAACCGTGGACAGGATCACCTGTGGATGAATGAGTATGACATACAATCAGGTCAACGTACAAAGACCTTGTTTGAAGAAACAGATAAAGAATATGTAGAGCCTCAGAATCCATTGTCATTCCTGCCTGGTAGCGACGACCGATTCATCTACTGGAGCCAGCGTGATGGTTACATGCACCTTTACTTATACACTACCAATGGTAGACTGGTGCGCCAGCTTACTAAAGGCAAATGGATCGTAAATGAGATCGTTGGCTTTAACAAGGATGAGAACCTGGTATTGATCACGGCTTCGAAAGAATCTCCGCTGGAAAAACATGGCTATGCAGTGAACTGGAATACTGGCAATATATCGAGGCTCACACGCGATGCGGGCACGCATACTATTGTGCCAAACGAAAGCGGCAAAATGATACTGGACGTATATAGCAACAGTACCGCCGCTAAACGCACGCTAATCCGTTCTACCAATGGCAGTCTCGAAAAGCTGATCATCGATGCGCCCAACACACTCGCGGATTACGATAGGCCGCAAATCAAAAACGTAGAACTGAAAGCAGATGACGGTACACCATTATATGGCAAGCTGATACTGCCTACCAATTTCAACGAGAACAGGAAATACCCGGTAGTAGTTTATCTGTATAATGGCCCACATGTACAGTTGATCAAGAATTCTTTCCCTGCCAGCGGCAATCTTTGGTATGAATACATGGCGCAACATGGCTATGTAGTGTTCACAATGGACGGACGTGGTAGCGCCAACCGCGGCGCTGCTTTTGAGCAGGCAATACATCGCAATCTTGGTGTTAAAGAAATGAACGACCAACTGAAGGGCGTCGAGTATTTAAAATCACTGCCTTATGTTGATAGCAAACGTATGGGTGTACACGGCTGGAGCTTCGGTGGGTTCATGACCACATCACTGATGTTGCAGCACCCTGGTGTGTTTAAAGCTGCCGTAGCCGGCGGTCCTGTGATGGATTGGAGCATGTATGAAGTGATGTACACAGAACGTTACATGGACACTCCGCTGGAGAATCCTCTGGGCTATAAAAACACAGCACTGTTCGACAAGGTAAAGAACCTGAACGGCAACTTACTCCTGATACATGGTACCGATGATGCTACTGTAGTTTGGCAGCATTCTATAAAGTTCCTAAAAAGTGCTGTAGACAATGGCGTACAGGTTGATTACTTCGTCTACCCTGGCTACGAGCACAACGTACGAGGAAAGGACCGTGTACACCTGATGCAGAAAGTAACCGACTACTTCGATCAGCACCTGAAGTAG